One Kosmotoga arenicorallina S304 genomic window carries:
- a CDS encoding MazG nucleotide pyrophosphohydrolase domain-containing protein produces MRLLAVGVCETNGKVLAMREFGTLKLPAVELNSENPRDELGTFFLSSLGIEVEIGKLFGEKYIESSNELFLYYLIPPLPQLKEANGVVWVKATEENLKKIDPAKTGESLSSNYVKEAMKLLDIMERTINKCPWGAKQTVEDALRELVSEIEEFRAELFLKDQVKASFEAGDVVYDALLLIWLFARDSNMSPAIILKKVTEKISKRKPWLFSDGGISLEEAEKLWEYYKSLGN; encoded by the coding sequence GTGCGACTATTAGCGGTTGGAGTATGTGAAACCAACGGAAAAGTGCTTGCGATGAGAGAATTTGGCACGTTAAAGCTCCCTGCTGTAGAATTGAATTCTGAAAATCCCAGAGATGAGTTAGGAACATTTTTCCTCAGTTCCCTTGGTATAGAAGTTGAAATTGGCAAACTCTTTGGTGAAAAATACATAGAAAGCAGCAATGAATTGTTCCTATATTATCTGATTCCTCCACTGCCACAGCTGAAGGAAGCTAATGGAGTGGTATGGGTTAAAGCAACTGAAGAAAACTTAAAAAAGATTGATCCAGCAAAAACAGGAGAATCGCTGTCATCAAACTATGTAAAGGAAGCTATGAAATTGCTGGATATAATGGAAAGAACTATCAATAAATGCCCCTGGGGAGCAAAGCAGACTGTTGAAGATGCTCTGCGAGAACTTGTTTCTGAAATAGAGGAATTCAGGGCGGAACTCTTTTTGAAAGATCAGGTTAAAGCCTCCTTTGAAGCAGGTGATGTGGTTTACGATGCTCTTTTGCTAATCTGGCTTTTCGCACGCGATAGTAATATGTCTCCCGCAATTATTCTAAAAAAAGTCACCGAAAAGATTTCAAAAAGGAAACCCTGGCTATTTTCGGATGGGGGAATATCATTAGAGGAGGCCGAAAAGCTCTGGGAATACTACAAATCACTCGGAAATTAG